In Xylocopa sonorina isolate GNS202 chromosome 3, iyXylSono1_principal, whole genome shotgun sequence, one genomic interval encodes:
- the LOC143422064 gene encoding uncharacterized protein LOC143422064 produces the protein MESIETAPKRTRRTLKRISATHNFIYEFNPFGNPALPCNNATTAKGGRNLPNIGQGDSSLRSTNGKQNSNHAQMQSAAALPKLQPRNDTATGSLERYENVSSCGRNGNFPNIKNQETTDQRLTKDRGKRNLVSDIDREVEKVKSDWRVMREGGGWTQNKNFANTRTRKLYDTLEKMTQEIDKIQKSYLDPKSNQYLDRGAMKALDPPPLSLEEKTERIQNMLFPKETKQVVDDTLKNAPNDTLKSSLLNGISSKDRKFEKKYLLSNIQSKNVKNGTKLIRNMSSNFNKPDTNPNRRMTLKKINSNIEQYLDEYVNEAERYFVNKEDSKTKELDVLSDDVEDMMRKLNINSFDIYDIGDECEENPSLLSVERKKNIKKQNSTQTMIEQGSTKVKEAAAINLSSNPDHLAQWDTLNSNTSIQTNANVAHGENAFIEIGLQALNNNFSRNAFSRVLQSEYLKKDTSLKPM, from the exons ATGGAG TCCATAGAAACTGCGCCAAAGAGAACAAGAAGAACCTTAAAAAGGATTTCGGCAACGCACAATTTCATATACGAGTTCAATCCATTTGGAAATCCTGCACTCCCTTGCAATAATGCAACGACGGCGAAAGGAGGACGAAATTTGCCAAATATTGGTCAAGGAG ATTCATCTTTAAGATCTACCAATGGCAAACAAAATTCTAACCATGCTCAGATGCAAAGCGCAGCTGCGCTACCAAAATTGCAACCACGTAATGATACTGCAACAGGTAGTTTGGAGAGATACGAGAATGTGTCAAGTTGTGGAAGAAACGGTAATTTTCCTAATATAAAGAACCAAGAAACAACTGATCAGCGATTGACCAAGGATCGTG GGAAACGAAATCTTGTCAGTGATATTGATCGCGAAGTCGAAAAAGTGAAGTCAGATTGGCGTGTCATGCGCGAAGGCGGTGGATGGACGCAAAATAAAAATTTCGCGAACACCCGAACGAGGAAATTGTACGATACACTTGAAAAAATGACGCAGGAAATAGATAAAATTCAGAAGTCCTACTTAGATCCCAAATCAAATCAGTACTTGGACCGAGGTGCGATGAAAGCATTAGATCCTCCTCCGTTATCTCTTGAAGAAAAAACCGAAAGGATTCAAAACATGCTGTTCCCCAAAGAAACTAAGCAAGTAGTCGACGATACGTTAAAGAATGCACCGAATGACACTTTAAAAAGTAGTTTGTTAAATGGAATTTCATCGAAAGATAGAAAATTTGAGAAAAAGTATCTTCTTTCTAATATACAATCGAAGAATGTCAAAAATGGTACAAAACTGATTAGAAATATGTCATCGAATTTCAATAAACCAGACACAAATCCAAACAGACGAATGACTCTGAAAAAGATCAATTCCAACATTGAACAGTACTTGGATGAATATGTTAACGAAGCGGAGAGATATTTTGTTAATAAAGAAGACTCCAAGACTAAAGAGTTAGATGTACTCTCAGACGATGTAGAAGACATGATGAGAAAATTGAATATAAATTCCTTCGACATTTACGATATTGGAGATGAATGTGAAGAAAATCCTTCGTTGTTAAGtgtggaaagaaaaaaaaatataaaaaagcaAAATTCTACACAAACAATGATCGAGCAAGGAAGTACGAAAGTAAAAGAAGCCGCAGCAATAAATTTATCCTCAAATCCAGATCATTTAGCACAATGGGATACATTAAATTCTAATACTTCGATTCAAACAAATGCTAATGTCGCACATGGAGAGAATGCGTTTATAGAAATAGGTTTGCAAGcattaaataataatttttctcgaaacgcattttcaCGTGTACTTCAAtcagaatatttaaaaaaagataCATCACTGAAACCTATGTAG
- the LOC143433471 gene encoding uncharacterized protein LOC143433471, producing MFSISIVPMDSIWITRPFTVSNDGDLTQGEPSCCEIHRFQEICRIKELMRRQACLNGEEHQSNIRISPKSCTRTWTNWHNCLGQKFQDDEREIHFQVASRSVSCLQRKVISSSSILSKMRSRTSLKDSEDIENNYFSNTLNLLKREKCGNSSRKTEESQIFPRRMQNEEDRDIGDALFSCPFELVEIYSSKKRKTSENDCNKTYDTLNRGTSSMRAFPKEDGEECKIVPEKNDFLLSQLKSNEVKDEIYTSDSKTTECIQENSKIEYFHKNYATEDKSKFDEDFQKKCSKEDAAKLDDFQRICSKKDEDKIDESLRKNNEKNIVEPFIYKRLSNFDKFVDGVASANKEENGLSSLKEENYEKRCREDNSNSDSRNPSGIHSDILNESFTHSSESKISKITLQSEESSILKDSKSDSLSMGKAADSGERKSNFGRQIVVEKQRNNVATNIVDNDKNDSLKCFQSSRVGSKMEEKEDSLGCCKRTTKINIVDAKHEAAQDSRSISLNYKDINICEMLTRIHERLTCDWQRMERLQMKLQGTVLINSANSMMTLQLLKKTIARCKSYFHSSSHSCEAESEMAKLLSKYIVNLVRIVNNNRITLEENEKCIDEMQLELLQGRHVVKKGSVLNEIILITNYWTNKISCLIKDISCLVENEEKENVRSPRRYKAMQRRMGNSSSINDPKQKAGRIRPKYVRPSLTKKESAIETQMSFVSNTVNALRQSKSKILAKPLHSSKGSRKEKHLDDTQASIIDKKVIDSNRHPERVKPSKILLNTNANQYKQSVYRQKHRTSCNQQPVWRPGGAVRTPLSNSTTVLSQKTRVPMHAREKGNLDTAKTSAMTHKRGNSMDHILTKKSLMNVEKASDDNGKRLTKMHYYISEETHGRRANESRKRPSSEILNVDSSKMAGKRSNTSLKVSPKTKSKPRSTRLPSKDCNEDACSDRTFPQNLDVLRALKQTNIIPPQMDDEEKSENQLYEPSLVKEKMKISEEEPTRDVDSNQCTRNQSSINEKMMDHQMMDKLEEKPLIPVTSKDFIPFLATDVKETAENTGLKRTDNFEALKSFPATFNSISTSTTFYQEPKSDKSEENDISRPCMLDRNENQQEECGEKSKICNDPSVIKKGKSVVNSHAVSLSMLKEFLYEQGIDVDLVNKAEKYLKDKQRTRRYLKKKSISFADVPSSVEHSKNWETAVRSERREEKGLQDEMRRSENDFAIDKNDSNQSSPQSLPKTKDTATSTVKDSINASSQTDVHCKASKCLQTISENNALTETEMQVIQRQTKIERKNGYSMTESHSISCGSAESDPSKNDKLRNANNFHLKPAETTKSTNSVSTECEINNDKNLSKECYLVLEQLSNNMRQECDESLMNYKSTDSADQLRSIESNSSLSSDSLDSSVGSSERNLGEIVTKDEGQSPIRVVSSEMVAALQVAVIRARNIYRAIDIYKRKLDNDAKRLRKRSKRGSKISQVSEACKEELTHVSRSNSVVKIVLQRKKSDRSDVIKMCRVLKQAEVASALSETSFDFDSESEEDVFKSVDTSLKCVSSDEGDLGIAELAFPKRSSSSVVLRDAKSVVEFLINETDHIRFESIGEIQKWSNSNTCVRFHGNWEVEAVRTKKRFSLFSRENLLPLIYGIMCSIVFWCLQFTITCDVVS from the exons ATGTTCTCCATA AGTATCGTTCCAATGGATTCCATCTGGATCACACGTCCGTTCACAGTGTCAAATGATGGTGATCTCACGCAAGGTGAACCCTCGTGTTGCGAAATACATAGGTTTCAAGAAATTTGCAGGATAAAGGAGCTGATGAGGAGGCAAGCCTGCTTAAATGGCGAGGAGCATCAAAGTAATATCAGAATCTCGCCCAAAAGTTGCACCAGGACTTGGACGAATTGGCACAATTGCCTTGGACAAAAATTTCAGGACGACGAACGCGAAATACATTTTCAAGTGGCGTCGAGAAGTGTCTCTTGTTTGCAAAGGAAAGTGATATCCTCGAGTAGCATCCTGTCGAAGATGCGTTCGAGAACGAGCTTGAAGGACTCCGAAGATATTGAAAATAACTACTTTTCTAATACTCTTAATTTGTTGAAGCGCGAGAAATGTGGGAATTCTTCTCGCAAGACGGAAGAAAGTCAAATTTTTCCAAGAAGGATGCAGAATGAGGAGGATAGAGACATTGGAGATGCTCTCTTCAGTTGTCCTTTCGAATTGGTAGAGATTTATTCAAGTAAGAAGAGGAAAACTAGCGAGAACGATTGTAATAAAACATACGATACTCTGAATCGAGGGACCAGCTCGATGAGAGCTTTTCCGAAAGAAGATGGCGAGGAGTGCAAAATCGTCCCCGAAAAGAACGATTTTTTGCTTTCACAGCTGAAGTCGAACGAAGTTAAAGATGAAATTTATACGAGCGACAGTAAAACTACGGAATGCATACAGGAAAATAGTAAAATTGAATATTTTCACAAAAATTATGCAACAGAAGATAAAAGTAAATTTGATGAAGATTTTCAGAAGAAATGCAGCAAGGAAGATGCAGCGAAACTTGATGACTTTCAGAGAATATGCTCAAAGAAAGATGAAGATAAAATCGACGAAAGTCTTCGAAAGAATAACGAAAAGAATATAGTTGAACCTTTTATATACAAACGTCTTTCCAATTTCGATAAGTTTGTCGACGGTGTTGCTTCTGCGAACAAAGAAGAAAACGGTTTATCCTCattaaaagaagaaaattaCGAAAAAAGATGTAGAGAAGATAATTCAAACTCTGATTCACGTAATCCCAGTGGGATTCATAGTGATATATTGAATGAGTCTTTTACTCATTCGAGTGAAAGTAAAATTTCAAAAATAACACTGCAGTCTGAAGAGTCTAGCATTTTGAAAGACTCAAAGAGTGATTCGTTGTCGATGGGAAAAGCTGCTGATTCGGGAGAAAGGAAATCTAATTTTGGAAGACAGATAGTCGTTGAGAAACAAAGAAATAATGTGGCCACAAATATAGTTGATAATGACAAAAACGATTCATTAAAATGTTTCCAGTCGTCGAGAGTCGGCTCTAAaatggaagaaaaagaagattccCTAGGTTGTTGTAAGAGAACTACAAAGATCAATATTGTAGATGCTAAACATGAAGCTGCGCAAGATTCAAGATCCATTAGCCTTAATTATAAGGATATCAATATATGTGAAATGTTGACTAGAATACACGAACGATTAACTTGCGACTGGCAACGAATGGAACGGCTTCAAATGAAATTGCAGGGAACGGTTTTGATAAACTCTGCCAATTCGATGATGACGTTACAATTGCTGAAGAAAACCATAGCCAG GTGCAAGAGTTACTTTCACAGTTCGAGTCATAGCTGCGAAGCTGAATCGGAAATGGCGAAACTCTTGTCAAAATATATTGTCAATTTGGTCAGGATTGTTAATAATAACAGAATTACTTTAGAGGAAAACG AAAAATGCATCGATGAAATGCAATTAGAATTGCTACAAGGGCGTCACGTCGTTAAAAAA GGAAGTGTCCTGAACGAAATAATTTTGATTACAAATTACTGGACGAACAAAATATCCTGTTTAATAAAAGACATTTCGTGTTTGGTTGAGaatgaagaaaaagaaaatgttcGAAGTCCACGAAGATATAAGGCGATGCAGCGTCGTATGGGCAACAGTTCGTCTATTAATGATCCTAA ACAGAAAGCTGGACGCATTCGACCAAAATACGTGAGACCAAGTCTTACGAAAAAAGAGAGTGCCATTGAAACTCAGATGTCTTTTGTTTCGAATACTGTTAATGCTTTGAGGCAATCTAAGTCCAAGATTTTGGCAAAACCCTTACATTCCTCAAAAGGTTCGAGGAAAGAAAAGCATCTCGACGATACTCAAGCAAGTATCATCGATAAAAAAGTGATCGATAGTAACCGTCATCCAGAACGAGTAAAACCATCGAAAATACTGCTGAATACGAATGCCAATCAGTACAAGCAGTCTGTTTATCGTCAAAAGCATCGAACTTCTTGTAATCAGCAACCAGTTTGGCGGCCAGGGGGTGCAGTAAGAACTCCTTTATCGAACAGCACTACCGTGTTAAGCCAAAAAACTCGTGTGCCGATGCATGCCAGGGAAAAAGGAAATCTAGATACAGCAAA AACATCTGCAATGACTCATAAAAGAGGAAATTCGATGGATCATATCCTTACGAAGAAGAGTCTCATGAACGTCGAGAAAGCTTCAGATGATAATGGGAAACGATTGACGAAGATGCACTACTATATCTC GGAAGAAACACATGGACGAAGAGCAAATGAATCTCGGAAAAGACCCTCTTCCGAAATTCTGAACGTCGATAGCTCAAAGATGGCGGGTAAAAGAAGTAACACAAGCTTAAAAGTTAGTCCTAAAACCAAATCAAAACCAAGATCAACACGACTTCCGTCCAAAGACTGTAACGAAGACGCATGCTCGGATCGCACATTCCCCCAAAATTTAGATGTCCTTCGTGCGCTGAAACAAACTAATATAATTCCACCACAAATGGACGACGAAGAGAAAAGTGAAAATCAATTATACGAACCGAGTTTAGTtaaagaaaaaatgaaaattagCGAAGAAGAGCCTACAAGGGATGTGGACTCGAATCAATGTACGAGGAATCAATCGAGCATTAATGAAAAAATGATGGATCACCAAATGATGGATAAACTTGAAGAGAAACCTCTGATTCCAGTTACATCGAAAGATTTTATTCCATTTTTAGCTACAGATGTGAAAGAAACCGCGGAAAATACTGGATTAAAACGTACAGATAATTTCGAAGCCTTGAAATCCTTTCCAGCTActttcaactctatttctacatcGACTACCTTTTACCAAGAACCAAAAAGTGACAAATCTGAAGAGAACGATATCTCTCGACCGTGTATGCTCGATCGTAACGAAAATCAACAAGAAGAATGTGGCGAGAAGTCGAAAATTTGTAATGATCCATCAGTtataaaaaaaggaaagagtGTTGTGAATTCTCATGCAGTCTCATTGAGTATGCTAAAGGAATTTCTTTACGAACAAGGCATTGATGTCGATTTGGTGAATAAAGCTGAAAAGTACTTGAAAGACAAGCAAAGGACCCGGAGATATTTGAAGAAGAAGTCCATCAGCTTCGCGGACGTGCCTTCGAGCGTTGAACATAGCAAAAATTGGGAAACGGCTGTAAGAAGTGAACGTCGCGAAGAAAAAGGGTTGCAAGACGAGATGAGAAGGTCTGAAAATGATTTCGCTATCGACAAAAATGATAGCAATCAAAGTTCGCCGCAGTCTCTGCCAAAAACGAAAGACACTGCAACGAGTACAGTTAAAGATAGCATCAATGCTTCGTCTCAAACTGACGTCCATTGTAAGGCATCCAAATGTTTACAGACTATTTCTGAAAATAATGCTTTAACAGAAACCGAAATGCAAGTTATTCAGAGGCAAACGAAAATAGAACGAAAAAATGGGTATTCAATGACAGAGTCTCATTCTATTAGTTGTGGTTCTGCAGAATCTGATCCTTCGAAGAACGATAAATTAAGAAATGCAAATAACTTTCATCTAAAACCAGCTGAAACAACAAAGTCTACTAACTCGGTGTCTACAGAATGCGAAATTAATAATGACAAAAATTTGTCAAAAGAGTGTTACCTTGTGCTTGAACAACTGTCGAATAATATGCGCCAAGAGTGCGATGAATCTTTAATGAATTACAAGAGTACTGACTCAGCGGATCAATTGCGTTCAATCGAATCGAATTCATCATTGTCATCTGATTCTTTGGATTCATCTGTAGGATCTTCAGAAAGGAATCTTGGTGAAATCGTAACGAAAGATGAAGGACAGTCGCCCATCAGAGTAGTTTCCAGCGAAATGGTAGCAGCCCTTCAAGTAGCCGTCATTAGAGCTAGAAACATATACAGAGCTATCGATATCTACAAGCGGAAGTTGGACAACGATGCGAAGAGATTAAGAAAACGATCGAAACGTGGGTCGAAGATTAGCCAGGTTTCTGAggcttgcaaagaagagttaaCGCACGTGTCGAGAAGCAACAGTGTCGTTAAAATAGTTTTGCAAAGGAAGAAAAGCGACAGAAGTGATGTCATCAAGATGTGCAGGGTCCTTAAGCAGGCGGAAGTCGCGTCAGCGTTGAGTGAAACCTCTTTCGATTTTGATAGCGAATCCGAAGAAGACGTTTTTAAGTCTGTTGACACGTCTTTAAAATGCGTTTCATCGGACGAGGGCGATCTTGGGATTGCAGAATTGGCATTTCCTAAACGATCGTCCAGCAGCGTCGTTTTGAGAGACGCGAAGTCTGTGGTGGAGTTTTTGATAAATGAAACTGATCATATAAGATTTGAAAGCATCGGGGAGATACAGAAATGGTCGAACAGTAACACGTGTGTTAGATTTCATGGGAATTGGGAAGTGGAGGCAGTGAGAACGAAGAAACGATTTTCATTGTTCTCCAGAGAAAATTTGTTACCTTTGATTTATGGGATTATGTGCTCTATCGTTTTTTGGTGTTTGCAGTTCACTATCACGTGCGATGTTGTCTCGTGA
- the LOC143422237 gene encoding uncharacterized protein LOC143422237 — MPKVRMLPRTSRIVALCSAANFINAADRVIMPIAIVPMTDEFKWNLYWQGWIHSAFAFGYFTSQIIGANTASRFGCKTVLMLAVLLWSISTVITPILAQSVPLLIICRVVLGLGEGLGLPVIFHLFAHSVPVEERSRAFGYLVAAGSVGQVVASVLCSNLPWQTGFYLFGTIGIIWTLLWLVLYHETNSQDEIPLFVPKVTQNRSLRWTEFVSHWPLWALYIAHFAMNWSNYIIMQWLPTYLARNLSANKESISFTAIPYIVNSLVGIVAGHSADNLIQKRWSVLSVRRLMTNIGLVGPGAFLLAFCAMDNLLAAVIFVSISMGLCACNSAGHLSNHADIAPNHAGITFAVSNTIATIPGILCGPLTAELVTASHGRWMPVFVLAAAINFTGAIIYQSHSSALPVL, encoded by the exons aTGCCgaaagttcgaatgcttcctcgtACAtcgcgtatcgtagcgttatgcTCCGCCGCGAATTTTATAAACGCGGCGGATCGAGTGATAATGCCCATAGCAATCGTCCCCATGACAGACGAATTTAAATGGAACTTGTATTGGCAAGGTTGGATACATTCTGCCTTTGCTTTCGGTTATTTTACTAGTCAG ATTATTGGTGCAAACACAGCAAGTCGTTTCGGTTGTAAAACAGTGCTAATGTTAGCTGTTTTATTGTGGTCTATTAGCACGGTTATAACTCCAATTTTAGCACAATCAGTCCCATTGCTTATCATTTGTAGAGTGGTTTTGGGACTCGGAGAAGGTTTAG GTCTGCCGGTTATATTTCACCTGTTTGCACACAGTGTTCCTGTTGAGGAGCGATCTAGAGCATTCGGATATCTTGTTGCAGCTGGTTCTGTAGGACAAGTAGTTGCATCTGTT TTGTGTTCAAATTTGCCATGGCAAACAGGATTTTATTTGTTTGGAACGATTGGTATTATATGGACACTTTTGTGGTTAGTACTGTATCATGAAACTAACTCTCAAGATGAAATTCCATTATTTGTACCTAAAGTAACGCAAAACAGGAGTTTGCGTTGGACTGAATTCGTTTCACATTGGCCTTTATGGGCATTGTATATAGCACATTTTGCTATGAATTGGAGTAACTACATAATAATGCAATGGTTGCCAACTTATTTAGCTAGAAATCTTTCTGCTAACAAAGAAAGTATTAGTTTCACTGCAATTCCATACATTGTAAATTCTCTTGTTGGCATAG TTGCTGGACACAGCGCTGATAATCTCATACAGAAAAGGTGGTCAGTTCTATCTGTGAGAAGGTTAATGACAAACATAGGTCTAGTTGGTCCTGGTGCATTTTTACTAGCTTTCTGTGCCATGGATAATTTACTTGCCGCAGTGAT CTTTGTGTCAATATCTATGGGACTCTGTGCATGTAATTCTGCCGGTCACCTTAGTAACCACGCGGATATAGCGCCCAATCATGCAGGCATCACATTCGCAGTTTCCAATACTATC GCGACTATACCGGGAATTTTATGTGGCCCATTAACAGCAGAATTAGTGACCGCATCGCACGGACGTTGGATGCCTGTTTTCGTACTGGCAGCTGCAATTAATTTCACAGGAGCCATTATATACCAAAGCCACAGTTCTGCACTACCGGTATTATGA
- the LOC143433514 gene encoding hemocyte protein-glutamine gamma-glutamyltransferase → MSTEEPLTVESVFLYAKENAKAHHTINYELVHLEPPTAVLRRGQSFIVALRFNRDYVDETDIVRLLFSFGPNPNVLKGTRGVNTVTNRDSYLTDLEAWGVRMVGVRGADLSVEVRSPIDSPVGVWQLNVETTIVGSKQAPKTYNYESDIYLLYNPWMKEDLVFMEDEHLLDEYVLNDVGKIWVGPWGSSRGREWVFGQFDACVLPACQLLLERSGILANARGDPVKMCRAISRIVNSNDDKGVVTGRWDGDYKDGTAPAAWTGSVPILEQFLETGEPVNYGQCWVFAGVVTTVCRALGIPSRVVSNLVSAHDANASLSIDRYYDINNEELDYDPNNVTFDADTIWNYHVWNDVWMARPDLPKGYGGWQAIDATPQEPSEGMYQCGPASVEAIRQGAVGFNYDVTFMLASVNADLMRWMEDPKSEMGYRKIDCNKYHIGRMILTKAPWIYDPNGDRDREDITALYKAKEGTEAERLTLYRAVRSTELAKRFYSMPSPAAEDVEFDLVDIERVNIGQPFAVIVNMKNKSKEPRTIQAILSAGSVYYKGIKAHLVKRASGNFVLQPQASEQLRLRVTVDDYLDKLVEYCNMKLYCIATVVETNQTWADEDDFQVLKPNIVVKIEGEPTVGNPSTISLSFKNPLKRTLTECRFNYAGPGLTRNKTLAFRDVEPEEDVYVEHQLVPQKAGPQTIIATFTSKELVDVTGSTVVEVFDMD, encoded by the exons ATGTCTACGGAAGAACCATTGACCGTGGAATCGGTGTTCCTTTACGCGAAGGAAAATGCAAAGGCGCATCACACCATCAATTATGAATTGGTACACCTCGAGCCACCAACAGCCGTTCTCAGAAGAGGGCAATCTTTCATCGTCGCGTTGAGATTCAATCGAGATTATGTGGACGAAACGGATATAGTCCGCTTGTTGTTCAGTTTTGGCCCGAATCCGAATGTTCTCAAAGGAACCAGAGGCGTGAACACTGTCACAAACAGGGACAGCTATCTAACCGATTTGGAGGCTTGGGGTGTACGCATGGTGGGTGTTCGCGGGGCGGATTTATCCGTGGAAGTGAGAAGTCCCATAGACAGCCCGGTTGGAGTATGGCAATTGAACGTAGAAACTACCATCGTGGGAAGCAAGCAGGCACCAAAAACTTATAACTACGAGAGTGACATTTATCTGCTGTACAATCCGTGGATGAAAG AGGATTTAGTATTCATGGAGGATGAACACCTTCTGGACGAGTATGTTTTGAACGACGTAGGGAAGATTTGGGTTGGACCATGGGGAAGTTCGCGTGGCAGGGAATGGGTGTTCGGGCAGTTCGATGCTTGCGTGCTTCCAGCTTGCCAATTACTGCTTGAAAGATCCGGCATTCTGGCTAACGCTAGAGGAGATCCAGTCAAAATGTGCCGAGCTATTTCGAGAATC GTGAATTCCAACGACGACAAAGGTGTTGTGACCGGCCGGTGGGACGGCGATTACAAGGATGGTACCGCGCCAGCCGCGTGGACCGGAAGCGTGCCCATTCTCGAACAATTCTTAGAGACTGGCGAGCCGGTGAATTACGGACAATGTTGGGTGTTCGCCGGCGTTGTCACCACTGTTTGTCGTGCTCTTGGTATACCATCCAGAGTAGTCTCGAACTTGGTCTCAGCCCACGACGCGAACGCCTCGTTGTCCATCGATCGTTACTACGACATAAATAACGAGGAGCTCGATTACGACCCAAACAACGTCACATTCGACGCGGATACCATCTGGAATTACCACGTTTGGAACGACGTCTGGATGGCCAGGCCGGATCTGCCCAAGGGTTACGGTGGTTGGCAGGCGATCGACGCCACGCCGCAGGAACCCTCGGAAGGCATGTATCAATGCGGTCCAGCTTCGGTGGAGGCGATCAGGCAAGGTGCTGTTGGGTTTAATTACGACGTGACGTTCATGCTGGCTTCTGTGAACGCGGATCTGATGAGGTGGATGGAGGACCCTAAAAGCGAAATGGGATACAGAAAGATCGACTGTAATAAATATCA CATCGGTCGTATGATCCTAACGAAGGCACCTTGGATCTACGATCCCAATGGCGACAGAGACAGAGAGGACATAACAGCTCTATACAAAGCGAAAGAAG GAACGGAAGCTGAACGACTGACGTTATACAGAGCTGTGCGTAGCACGGAACTCGCCAAGAGGTTTTACTCGATGCCCTCGCCCGCTGCGGAGGACGTAGAATTCGATCTCGTCGATATCGAACGAGTGAATATCGGCCAACCGTTCGCAGTGATAGTAAACATGAAAAACAAATCGAAAGAACCACGCACCATTCAAGCGATTTTGTCCGCTGGTAGCGTCTATTATAAGGGGATCAAGGCTCATCTGGTGAAAAGGGCATCCGGTAATTTCGTTCTGCAACCACAAGCAA GCGAACAGTTAAGGCTCAGGGTCACAGTGGATGATTATTTGGACAAGCTGGTGGAGTATTGCAATATGAAATTGTACTGCATCGCCACAGTTGTGGAGACGAATCAAACGTGGGCGGACGAGGATGATTTTCAAGTATTGAAGCCGAATATCGTGGTCAAG ATCGAAGGAGAGCCCACGGTCGGGAATCCATCAACCATTTCTCTCAGCTTTAAGAATCCTCTTAAGAGGACACTGACAGAGTGCAGGTTCAATTACGCTGGGCCAGGATTGACAAGGAACAAGACACTGGCGTTCAGAGACGTCGAACCGGAAGAAGACGTCTACGTAGAACACCAATTGGTCCCGCAGAAAGCTGGACCGCAAACGATCATTGCCACATTTACCTCGAAAGAGCTGGTAGACGTAACTGGATCCACTGTCGTTGAAGTTTTCGACATGGATTAA